A genomic segment from Bacillus cereus G9842 encodes:
- a CDS encoding TetR/AcrR family transcriptional regulator, whose product MRRSAEEIKKEIAYKAESLFSQKGYAATSMEEICEITERSKGSIYYHFKSKEELFLFVVKQHTYDWVEKWNEKEKLYSTSTEKLYGLAEYHVEDIQQPISNAIEEFSMSQVVSKEILDELLALTRESYVMFEKLIEAGIQSGEFREDNTRDLMYIVNGLLSGLGVLYYELDYKELKRIYKKAIDVLLKGMAAE is encoded by the coding sequence ATGAGAAGAAGCGCAGAAGAGATAAAGAAAGAAATTGCATATAAAGCAGAAAGTCTATTTTCACAGAAGGGCTACGCAGCTACATCTATGGAAGAGATTTGTGAAATTACAGAGCGAAGTAAAGGAAGTATTTATTATCACTTTAAAAGTAAAGAAGAATTATTTTTATTTGTAGTGAAACAGCATACGTATGATTGGGTTGAAAAATGGAATGAAAAAGAGAAGTTGTATAGTACTAGTACTGAAAAACTATATGGTCTCGCGGAATATCATGTAGAGGACATACAGCAACCAATTTCAAATGCAATAGAGGAATTCTCTATGAGCCAAGTTGTAAGTAAAGAGATTCTGGATGAACTGTTAGCTTTAACTAGAGAATCATATGTTATGTTTGAGAAATTAATTGAAGCAGGTATACAGTCTGGAGAGTTCCGTGAAGATAATACTCGTGATCTTATGTATATTGTGAACGGATTATTATCAGGGCTTGGAGTACTTTACTACGAGTTAGATTATAAAGAGCTGAAACGTATTTATAAAAAGGCAATAGATGTATTGTTAAAAGGAATGGCAGCTGAATAA